A genomic stretch from Hymenobacter psoromatis includes:
- a CDS encoding acyl-CoA dehydrogenase, which yields MSSIADVLSPEAKAHTAQKGSTNANGFTDYFDLDGLLTEENILVRQSIRDFVKKEISPNIEQWAQQAHFPSEIVRKFGEVGAFGPTIPAEYGGGGLDYISYGLIMQEIERGDSGMRSTASVQGSLVMFPIYAYGSEAQRQKFLPRLASGEWLGCFGLTEPDHGSNPGGMTTNIKDMGDHYILNGAKLWISNSPECQVAVVWAKNEQGRIKGVLVERGMAGFTTPEIHNKWSLRASITGELVFDNVIIPKKNILPNIEGLKGPLSCLDSARFGIAWGAIGAAIDCYESALKYSLEREQFGKPIAAFQLQQKKLAEMITDITKAQLLAWRLGVLKNEGKATSAQISMAKRNSVEMALRVAREARQIHGGMGITGEYPIMRHMMNLESVITYEGTHDIHLLITGADITGIQAFK from the coding sequence ATGTCCTCCATCGCCGACGTTCTCAGTCCCGAAGCCAAAGCCCACACCGCCCAGAAAGGCAGTACCAACGCTAACGGTTTCACCGATTATTTTGACCTCGACGGTCTGCTGACCGAGGAAAACATCCTCGTGCGCCAGAGCATCCGCGATTTTGTCAAGAAGGAGATTTCGCCCAATATCGAGCAGTGGGCGCAGCAGGCGCATTTCCCGTCCGAAATCGTGCGCAAGTTTGGCGAGGTGGGCGCGTTTGGCCCCACCATCCCGGCCGAGTACGGCGGCGGCGGCCTGGACTACATCAGCTACGGCCTGATTATGCAGGAGATTGAGCGCGGCGACTCCGGGATGCGCTCCACGGCCTCGGTGCAGGGCTCGCTGGTGATGTTTCCAATTTATGCCTACGGCTCGGAGGCGCAGCGCCAGAAGTTTCTGCCCCGGCTGGCCAGCGGCGAGTGGCTCGGCTGCTTCGGCCTCACCGAGCCCGACCACGGCTCGAACCCCGGCGGCATGACCACCAATATCAAGGATATGGGCGACCATTATATCCTGAACGGTGCAAAGCTCTGGATATCGAATTCGCCCGAGTGCCAGGTGGCCGTGGTGTGGGCCAAAAACGAGCAGGGCCGCATCAAAGGCGTGCTCGTGGAGCGCGGCATGGCCGGCTTCACTACCCCCGAAATCCACAACAAATGGAGCCTGCGCGCCAGCATCACCGGCGAGCTGGTGTTCGATAACGTCATCATTCCGAAAAAGAATATTCTGCCCAATATCGAAGGCTTGAAAGGCCCACTAAGCTGCCTCGATTCGGCGCGTTTCGGCATCGCGTGGGGAGCCATCGGCGCGGCCATCGACTGCTACGAATCGGCCCTGAAGTACAGCCTGGAGCGCGAGCAGTTCGGCAAGCCCATTGCCGCTTTCCAACTCCAGCAAAAGAAGCTGGCCGAGATGATTACCGACATCACCAAGGCGCAGCTATTAGCTTGGCGCTTAGGGGTTTTGAAAAATGAAGGTAAAGCCACCAGCGCCCAAATTTCAATGGCCAAGCGCAACTCGGTCGAAATGGCCCTGCGCGTAGCCCGCGAGGCCCGCCAGATTCACGGCGGCATGGGCATCACCGGCGAGTACCCCATCATGCGCCACATGATGAACCTGGAATCGGTGATTACCTACGAAGGCACGCACGATATTCACCTGCTCATTACGGGCGCGGATATTACGGGTATTCAGGCGTTTAAGTAA